From Mauremys mutica isolate MM-2020 ecotype Southern chromosome 17, ASM2049712v1, whole genome shotgun sequence, one genomic window encodes:
- the LOC123351616 gene encoding phospholipase A2 inhibitor and Ly6/PLAUR domain-containing protein-like isoform X1 codes for MRNRTTIPAVFVLTQRSGTLVPEASHDLVLCSVMTKALVTLCILSALQATAAAQDKMGMPLTCFYCKSGQSCLHNLPQTCSSPQDACIMVQEHNTLSFSPGIGNLGMYQSCADSRQSLTGFLAFYFGDTVMVEILSEICKINNCNAHFVPTRLAISSVRNGLQCPACYAPGFESCESDGTLRCTGGADQCAVVVGTLVQGDVTIPFAARGCATWTACEIKTLESGVFTYNLTSVQCSPAPRAQTSSATRTLAWGPVTVGSIIVPRVPLFLPALLGLFLC; via the exons ATGCGAAACAGAACCACAATCCCTGCTGTATTCGTCTTAACGCAGCGATCGGGGACCTTGGTGCCAGAG GCCTCACATGACCTTGTGCTCTGCTCTGTCATGACGAAAGCGCTCGTCACCCTCTGCATCCTCAGCGCTCTCCAAGCGACCGCGGCAGCTCAGGACAAAATGG GGATGCCTCTGACCTGTTTCTATTGCAAATCTGGGCAAAGCTGTCTCCACAACCTCCCCCAGACCTGCTCCTCGCCCCAGGACGCCTGCATCATGGTTCAAGAACACAACACGCTCT CCTTTTCACCTGGCATTGGGAATCTAGGCATGTACCAGTCCTGCGCCGACTCCCGCCAGAGCCTCACGGGCTTCCTGGCTTTTTACTTCGGGGACACAGTGATGGTGGAGATCCTGTCGGAAATTTGCAAGATCAACAACTGCAACGCTCATTTCGTGCCCACCA GGCTGGCTATCAGCAGCGTCCGCAACGGGCTGCAGTGCCCGGCCTGCTACGCCCCAGGCTTCGAGAGCTGCGAGAGCGACGGGACCCTGCGCTGCACGGGAGGTGCCGACCAATGTGCTGTCGTCGTCGGGACACTGGTGCAAG GTGATGTCACGATCCCGTTTGCAGCCCGGGGTTGTGCTACGTGGACGGCCTGTGAAATCAAGACGCTGGAATCGGGGGTGTTCACCTACAATCTCACCAGTGTCCAGTGCAGCCCAGCGCCCAGAGCGCAGACCAGCAGCGCCACCCGGACTCTGGCCTGGGGTCCCGTCACCGTGGGCAGCATCATCGTCCCCCGGGTTCCCCTTTTTCTCCCTGCCCTTCTGGGACTATTCCTCTGCTGA
- the LOC123351616 gene encoding phospholipase A2 inhibitor and Ly6/PLAUR domain-containing protein-like isoform X2: MTKALVTLCILSALQATAAAQDKMGMPLTCFYCKSGQSCLHNLPQTCSSPQDACIMVQEHNTLSFSPGIGNLGMYQSCADSRQSLTGFLAFYFGDTVMVEILSEICKINNCNAHFVPTRLAISSVRNGLQCPACYAPGFESCESDGTLRCTGGADQCAVVVGTLVQGDVTIPFAARGCATWTACEIKTLESGVFTYNLTSVQCSPAPRAQTSSATRTLAWGPVTVGSIIVPRVPLFLPALLGLFLC, translated from the exons ATGACGAAAGCGCTCGTCACCCTCTGCATCCTCAGCGCTCTCCAAGCGACCGCGGCAGCTCAGGACAAAATGG GGATGCCTCTGACCTGTTTCTATTGCAAATCTGGGCAAAGCTGTCTCCACAACCTCCCCCAGACCTGCTCCTCGCCCCAGGACGCCTGCATCATGGTTCAAGAACACAACACGCTCT CCTTTTCACCTGGCATTGGGAATCTAGGCATGTACCAGTCCTGCGCCGACTCCCGCCAGAGCCTCACGGGCTTCCTGGCTTTTTACTTCGGGGACACAGTGATGGTGGAGATCCTGTCGGAAATTTGCAAGATCAACAACTGCAACGCTCATTTCGTGCCCACCA GGCTGGCTATCAGCAGCGTCCGCAACGGGCTGCAGTGCCCGGCCTGCTACGCCCCAGGCTTCGAGAGCTGCGAGAGCGACGGGACCCTGCGCTGCACGGGAGGTGCCGACCAATGTGCTGTCGTCGTCGGGACACTGGTGCAAG GTGATGTCACGATCCCGTTTGCAGCCCGGGGTTGTGCTACGTGGACGGCCTGTGAAATCAAGACGCTGGAATCGGGGGTGTTCACCTACAATCTCACCAGTGTCCAGTGCAGCCCAGCGCCCAGAGCGCAGACCAGCAGCGCCACCCGGACTCTGGCCTGGGGTCCCGTCACCGTGGGCAGCATCATCGTCCCCCGGGTTCCCCTTTTTCTCCCTGCCCTTCTGGGACTATTCCTCTGCTGA